The genomic DNA CCCAGATTAACAAAACTGATCCCTGTCAGCTCTTTCACTGTCCAGAGAGATCTGTATCTACTGCAGTGTATGTGTTGTTGTATGTATCTGCAGCTGCTGTAGTTctgttaacagtgtgtggaaacctgctcatcatcatctctgtctgtcacttcaagcagctccacactccgactaacatgctcatcctctctctggctgtgtctgACTTTCTGGTCGGACTTCTGGTGATTCCGATAACAATAATATCAATGATTGAATCCTGCTGGATTTTAAATGCAGTTTCCTGTTTGTGTTACATATATATCTCCTATTTTCTCACAGCCACATCGATATTTAATGTTGCACTGATAGCAGTCGATCGATATGTTGCTCTCTCTAACCCGTTTCTCTACACTAAATCAGTCTCTGTGAACACAATGTGTTTGGTTGTTGTATCTAACTGGGTGTTGTTGATGTTATATCACATAGCACTGCAGTACTTCAATGGACACTACACAAATCTAGTCTTGTGTCCTGGAACCTGCTTTttggttttggataaattctgGTATTTATTTGAGGTCCTgttaaaattagtttttttatttactgttataACTGTATTGTATATTCTAGTTTTTGTTATTGCAAGAAAACATGCCAGTGCTATCAGAGACCTTAACATTAAGACCAAGACGTCAAGAAACACAACTGACTCTATGAAATCAGAGAGAAAAGCAGCAAGAGTACTTGGTAttttagtgtttgtgttcttgtcttgttTGCttccatgttttgtttataatgCATTAAGTAGTGTTATACAGTTTGAAATGGGGACATTTCAAATATTCTTGATGCTGGTTTATCTGAATTCTACCATTAATCCAGTAATTTATGCTTTGTTTTACCCATGGTTTAGGAGGTGTGTTAAACTGACTTTAACACTTCAGATATTCAACACTAGTTcttcattaataaatgttttataattgATCCTGTTCAGACACTGACCACATTGACCATTTTAAATGTCCTTTATTGTAAACATGCCTATTTTAATCTACTGTAGTGTCAGTTATCTAAaattagattttatattttaagagCTAATATTGTCTCAGGCTGATAATGAAGGCAAAGCATTAGAATATTTATGATGTTACCTGAGTGCATATATCCACTATTCCAAGCTACAGTTTACTCCAAAATACACACAGCcttctctgctctgttctccATTAATGTATGGGCAGATGACCTTTCAGTAAATATAGAATAATTAATTACTTTCCCTGTAATAAATCCTCTTGTACACGAGAACTCTATTTATATCATATTATCAAATATGAAACTATTTTTGGTTTTATTGTGAGAGatttaaaatttcattttttaaaggcAGAGGttgaaaaaaacactggaacCTCCGGGACATTATATCTCAGTGAATTTGACATCATTAAGTATCACCACAGACAGTTCTGGAGCTCACTGATGCCCTGATCCATTTCTGGGAGGAGATCCCCAGGACTCCATCTGCTATCTCATCAGTATAAGACCCAATCTTTGTCGGGAGTGCATACATGCAAGTGGGGGCCAAACCAACTACTGAGTCACAATATAAGTTCCCATGATAAAAATGCATGCAGATTGGATCAAACAAGGATTTCAATATTTTACGTGGAATTTCAGTGTGATTTTCAATACAGCCCTCAGTGAGTGGAATAAGCATGTTGGCTATGTTAACTCTGCACTAAATGCCGTCATATAAATTGGTCATTTAATTTACAATGGAATCATAATTTTAATATGACAATCTAATGTTTTCTTGCATTAATGCATATTGCAGAAATGTTCTTCCAAAAGCTCCCCCCATTTACTGAATATGCATATGTCTGATTCCAACACATATTCATGAGAAACTACTCCAGCATAAAAATATCAGAGCTGCTGCCTGTACATCCAGTAACCCTTCTGTTCATGCAAATGACCTACTTCCACCCCTCAGCAGGTTCCAAGATCTAAATTATTTCTCTGACAACACTAACTGCTGGATCCATGAATTTTACTGGGATTAATCAAACGGATCCCTGTCTACTCTTTCACTGTCCAGAGAGATCTGTATCTACTGCAGTGTATGTGTTGTTGTATGTATCTGCAGCTGCTGTAGTTctgttaacagtgtgtggaaacctgctcatcatcatctctgtctgtcacttcaagcagctccacactccgactaacatgctcatcctctctcttgCTGTGTCTGACTTTCTGGTGGGACTTCTGGTGATTCCGATAACAATAATATGGATGATTGAATCTTGTTGGATATTTAATGCAGTTTCCTGTTTGTGTTACATATATATCTCCTATTTTCTCACAGCCACATCTATATTTAACGTTGCACTGATAGCAGTCGATCGATATGTTGCTCTCTCTAACCCATTTCTCTACACTAAATCAGTCTCTGTGAACACAATGTGTTTGGTTGTTGTATCTAACTGGGTGTTGTTGCTGTTATATCACATAGCAATGCAGTACTTCAATGGACACTACACAAATCTAGTCCTGTGTCCTGGAACCTGCTTTTTGGTTTTAGATAAATTCTGGTATTTATTTGAGGTCCTgttaaaattagtttttttatttactgttataACTGTATTGTATATTCTAGTTTTTGCTATTGCAAGAAAACATGCCAGTGCTATCAGAGATCTTAACATTAAGACCAAGACTCGAACGTCAAGACACACAACTGACTCTATGAAATCAGAGAGAAAAGCAGCAAGAGTACTTGGTAttttagtgtttgtgttcttgtcttgttTGCTTCCATGTTCTGTTTATAATGCATTAAGTAGTGTTATACAGTTTGAAATTGGGACATTTCAAATATTCTTGATGCTGGTTTATCTGAATTCTACCATTAATCCAGTAATTTATGCTTTGTTTTACCCATGGTTTAGGAGGTGTGTTAAACTGACTTTAACACTTCAGATATTCAACACTAGTTcttcattaataaatgttttataattgATCCTGTTCAGACACTGACCACATTGACCATTTTAAATGTCCTTTATTGTAAACATGCCTATTTTAATCTACTGTAGTGTCAGTTATCTAAAATTAGATTTTGTATTTTAAGAGCTAATAGTGTCTCAGGCTGATAATGAAGGCAAAGCATTAGAATATTTATGATGTTACCTGAGTGCATATATCCACTATTCCAAACTACATTTTACTCCAAAATACACACAGCattctctgctctgttctccATTAATGTATGGGCAAATGACGTTTCAGTAAATAAAGAATAATTAATTACTTTCCCTGTAACAAATCCTCTTGTACACGAGAAATCTATTTATATCATATTATCAAATATGAAACTATTTTTGGTTTTATTGTGAGAgatttaaaatgtcatttttaaaggcaGAGGttgaaaaaaacactggaacCTCCGGGACATTATATCTCAGTGAATTTGACATCATTAAGTATCACCACAGACAGTTCTGGAGCTCACTGATGCCCTGATCCATTTCTGGGAGGAGATCCCCAGGACTCAGTCTGCTATCTCATCAGTTTAAGACCCAATCTTTGTCGGGAGTGCATACATGCAAGTGGGGGCCAAACCAACTACTGAGTCACAATATAAGTTCCCATGATAAAAATGCATGCAGATTGGATCAAACAAGGATTTCAATATTTTACAAAGAATTTCAGTGTGATTTTCAATACAGCCCTCAGTGGGTGGATGATTTTGTTCTATAGACTGTTGTTACATCATTTTGTCCTGAACAACTTATACTATTTGTATCAGTAAATATTTTCAActtgaatattttaattatcaAGTTCCATTGTGTGTTTAAGTATACCTTTAATTTTTTGGAACAATGTGTTTGCTGAAGAGCAACACTGTGAGATCTCCATGAAGAGTTACACAAcatattaaaaaacatggttagAATTTTGGAATCATATTAGTATTACAAAACCTTTGATTAAAAGAAACAAGTATCCCATTCTCTGgggtaaaagaaaacaaatgctcACAATTATATAA from Hoplias malabaricus isolate fHopMal1 chromosome 7, fHopMal1.hap1, whole genome shotgun sequence includes the following:
- the LOC136701498 gene encoding trace amine-associated receptor 13c-like, whose translation is MHITQINKTDPCQLFHCPERSVSTAVYVLLYVSAAAVVLLTVCGNLLIIISVCHFKQLHTPTNMLILSLAVSDFLVGLLVIPITIISMIESCWILNAVSCLCYIYISYFLTATSIFNVALIAVDRYVALSNPFLYTKSVSVNTMCLVVVSNWVLLMLYHIALQYFNGHYTNLVLCPGTCFLVLDKFWYLFEVLLKLVFLFTVITVLYILVFVIARKHASAIRDLNIKTKTSRNTTDSMKSERKAARVLGILVFVFLSCLLPCFVYNALSSVIQFEMGTFQIFLMLVYLNSTINPVIYALFYPWFRRCVKLTLTLQIFNTSSSLINVL
- the LOC136701472 gene encoding trace amine-associated receptor 13c-like, whose amino-acid sequence is MNFTGINQTDPCLLFHCPERSVSTAVYVLLYVSAAAVVLLTVCGNLLIIISVCHFKQLHTPTNMLILSLAVSDFLVGLLVIPITIIWMIESCWIFNAVSCLCYIYISYFLTATSIFNVALIAVDRYVALSNPFLYTKSVSVNTMCLVVVSNWVLLLLYHIAMQYFNGHYTNLVLCPGTCFLVLDKFWYLFEVLLKLVFLFTVITVLYILVFAIARKHASAIRDLNIKTKTRTSRHTTDSMKSERKAARVLGILVFVFLSCLLPCSVYNALSSVIQFEIGTFQIFLMLVYLNSTINPVIYALFYPWFRRCVKLTLTLQIFNTSSSLINVL